A stretch of Blautia liquoris DNA encodes these proteins:
- the yedF gene encoding sulfurtransferase-like selenium metabolism protein YedF: MRLDERGKECPIPIIEAKKALENAPVGEICEVIVDNEIAVQNLKKMAEHKGYSFGVQRKSAQEMIVRISVSGEGTQTVQVDSEDAVSYADCKVSMTEDGIRKGMIAVISSGTMGTGDEKLGKTLMKGFIYALTQQDIMPETVLLYNGGAFLSCQGSDSVQDLKTLEEKGVKILTCGTCLNYYDLSEKLEVGTVTNLYEIAEKETAASIIIRP; encoded by the coding sequence ATTCGTTTAGATGAAAGAGGAAAAGAGTGTCCCATACCAATAATTGAGGCAAAGAAAGCCTTGGAAAATGCTCCGGTTGGAGAAATCTGTGAGGTCATTGTTGACAATGAAATTGCGGTTCAGAATCTCAAGAAGATGGCAGAGCATAAGGGCTATAGCTTTGGGGTTCAAAGAAAAAGTGCTCAGGAGATGATTGTAAGGATTTCAGTCTCCGGTGAGGGAACACAGACAGTACAGGTGGATTCTGAGGATGCGGTCAGCTATGCGGACTGTAAAGTATCTATGACAGAGGATGGAATAAGAAAGGGAATGATTGCTGTCATTTCTTCGGGGACGATGGGCACGGGCGATGAAAAACTTGGAAAAACTCTGATGAAGGGTTTTATTTATGCACTTACACAGCAGGACATCATGCCTGAGACAGTACTGCTGTATAACGGGGGTGCATTTTTATCTTGTCAGGGCTCGGATTCTGTACAGGATCTGAAGACTCTTGAAGAAAAAGGTGTAAAGATCCTGACCTGTGGAACTTGCTTAAACTACTATGATCTTAGTGAGAAACTGGAAGTGGGAACCGTGACGAACCTATACGAGATCGCGGAAAAGGAAACAGCGGCATCAATTATTATTCGACCCTGA
- the selD gene encoding selenide, water dikinase SelD — protein sequence MIKQEPVVFCKGGGCTAKLGPSVLARVLDKLQKKRDPNLLIGYDSSDDAAVYRLTRDLAVVQTLDFFPPMVEDPYTFGQIAAANALSDIYAMGGDVKTALNIVCFPESMDMNILGAILQGGNEKVQEAGGTLAGGHSINDESIKYGLSVFGTIHPDHILANNTCHVGDALLLTKPLGVGIVCTAQHVGGASAQAVDSAIQSMSMINKYASEIVRKYRTHACTDVTGFGFLVHLCEMMDERFTAVIDKDKIPYIQECKDYAEEFYLTAAAQRNRNHVGGKVQFVDTSFAMEEILFDPQTSGGLLVSMDAEDAGKAFEELKTLGLSCNIVGTVEKGQEKKVIVR from the coding sequence ATGATAAAACAAGAACCTGTTGTGTTTTGCAAGGGAGGAGGGTGTACAGCAAAGCTGGGGCCTTCAGTTCTTGCCAGAGTTCTGGACAAGCTGCAAAAAAAAAGAGATCCAAATCTGCTGATCGGTTATGACAGTTCTGATGATGCAGCTGTTTATCGGCTGACCAGGGATCTGGCTGTAGTACAGACACTTGATTTTTTTCCGCCGATGGTAGAAGATCCTTATACCTTTGGACAAATTGCGGCTGCGAATGCGTTGAGCGATATCTATGCGATGGGAGGCGATGTGAAGACAGCACTGAATATCGTCTGTTTCCCCGAGAGTATGGATATGAACATTCTCGGGGCTATCCTGCAGGGAGGAAATGAGAAGGTACAGGAAGCAGGCGGTACACTGGCAGGCGGCCATTCAATCAATGATGAAAGTATTAAGTACGGGTTATCAGTTTTTGGCACGATACACCCAGATCATATTCTGGCGAATAATACCTGTCATGTGGGAGATGCTCTTTTGTTGACAAAGCCCCTTGGAGTGGGAATTGTATGTACCGCACAGCATGTAGGAGGAGCTTCCGCACAAGCCGTAGATTCTGCGATCCAATCGATGAGTATGATAAACAAGTATGCATCCGAAATTGTGAGAAAGTATCGTACACATGCTTGCACCGATGTGACGGGATTCGGATTTCTGGTTCATCTGTGTGAGATGATGGATGAGCGTTTTACCGCAGTGATTGACAAAGACAAGATTCCGTATATACAGGAATGTAAGGACTATGCCGAAGAGTTTTATCTCACAGCGGCTGCCCAGCGAAACAGGAATCATGTCGGGGGTAAAGTTCAGTTTGTAGATACTTCGTTTGCCATGGAAGAGATTCTTTTTGATCCCCAGACGTCGGGAGGACTTTTGGTCAGTATGGATGCGGAGGATGCAGGGAAGGCTTTCGAGGAACTGAAAACTCTGGGCCTGTCCTGCAATATAGTGGGAACTGTGGAAAAAGGACAGGAAAAAAAGGTTATTGTGCGCTGA
- a CDS encoding winged helix-turn-helix domain-containing protein — MDKRLSYKMSIRLFEENKAFGPGIAVLLHKVDELGSLQKAALSMDMAYSKAWKMIAAMEKQWGFALTTRETGGRHGGGSSLTARGKILLGQYDEFMKAARSNVDELFDYYFSKDWLEQLRQMEEKSDEKPESSDRNL, encoded by the coding sequence ATGGATAAAAGGTTATCTTATAAGATGAGTATCAGATTATTTGAAGAAAACAAAGCATTTGGGCCAGGTATCGCAGTTCTGCTTCATAAAGTTGATGAACTGGGGTCTCTTCAGAAGGCGGCTCTGTCTATGGATATGGCTTACAGCAAAGCATGGAAGATGATCGCAGCCATGGAAAAACAGTGGGGGTTTGCACTCACTACCCGTGAAACGGGGGGACGACATGGCGGAGGATCCTCTCTTACAGCCAGAGGCAAGATACTTCTTGGGCAATACGATGAATTCATGAAAGCTGCAAGAAGTAATGTCGATGAACTGTTTGATTATTATTTTTCCAAAGACTGGCTGGAACAGTTAAGGCAGATGGAAGAAAAATCAGATGAGAAACCAGAATCTTCTGACCGCAATCTCTAA
- the xdh gene encoding selenium-dependent xanthine dehydrogenase: MNSYCKLWINGEEKEFEADRTLMDVLRNDCHLKSVKDGCSEGACGACTVLADGRPLKACVAKIKRFEGKHILTVEGLSQREKDVFVYAFGKCGAVQCGFCIPGMVLCGKSLLDKNPNPKRVEIAAAIRNNICRCTGYQKIIDGIELAGKMLREEIPIEEQEKMIKVGSEFAKIEVEEKVLGTAQYVDDIEIDGMICGSAIRSKYPRARVLSINTEKAKALDGVVCVLTAADIPGENKVGHLKHDWDTMIAVGDCTRYLGDAVALVAAETPEILEEAKKLVEIEYEELEPLTCPEDALKPGAPQLHEGGNILAHEHLTRGDADQVIADSKYKVTRHYDTPWTEHAFLEPECSIAMPFDDGVFIYSTDQSAYDIQRECCIMLGLPPEKVIVENKFVGGGFGGKEDVSVQHHAALIAYLTGRVVKVKLTRPESILIHPKRHSFSIDLTTACDDDGHLTAMKAKVVSDTGAYASLGGPVLQRACTHAAGPYNYQIIDIDGIAVYTDNPPAGAYRGFGVTQTCFATECNLNLLAEMVGIDPFEMRYRNAIKPGDVLPNGQIADDSTGLIETLDAVRDIYYSNKYVGIGCSLKNAGVGVGIPDYGRARLVVNDGIIEIHSAATDMGQGSDTVMVQMAADNLNLPVTKIRWVAPNTSTAPDSGTSSGSRQTTITGEAVLRASDKLKEAMKDQTLEELDGQEFYGEYLAKTDAMGTPVPNPVSHVAYGYATQLCILNEDGTIKELVGSHEVGKIVNPKGAEGQIEGGMVMSLGYALTENYPLDHCRPTAKFGTLGLFRADKTPPIKSILIEKSGIKTSRGAIGIGEITSIPTAPAIQGAYYKLTGNFQTKLPLTDTPYAKKKK, from the coding sequence ATGAACTCTTATTGTAAATTATGGATAAATGGTGAAGAAAAAGAATTTGAGGCAGACCGGACACTTATGGACGTCCTGAGGAATGACTGCCATCTGAAATCAGTCAAAGATGGCTGCAGTGAAGGAGCCTGCGGTGCCTGTACCGTGCTGGCAGACGGACGCCCGTTAAAAGCCTGCGTTGCAAAGATAAAGAGGTTCGAGGGAAAACATATACTGACGGTAGAAGGCTTGAGTCAGAGGGAAAAGGATGTGTTTGTCTATGCCTTTGGAAAATGCGGCGCCGTTCAGTGCGGATTTTGTATTCCAGGGATGGTTTTGTGCGGAAAGTCATTGCTTGATAAAAATCCGAATCCCAAAAGAGTCGAGATTGCAGCTGCAATCCGCAACAACATCTGTCGCTGTACCGGATATCAGAAGATTATCGACGGAATTGAACTTGCCGGTAAAATGCTTCGGGAAGAGATTCCAATCGAAGAGCAGGAAAAGATGATCAAAGTCGGATCGGAATTTGCCAAGATTGAAGTAGAGGAAAAGGTACTCGGAACAGCACAATACGTTGACGATATTGAAATCGACGGTATGATTTGCGGAAGTGCCATAAGATCAAAATACCCCAGAGCCAGAGTGTTGTCAATCAATACCGAGAAAGCAAAAGCTCTTGACGGGGTGGTCTGTGTACTGACTGCCGCTGATATTCCCGGAGAGAACAAAGTGGGTCATCTAAAGCATGACTGGGATACGATGATTGCTGTTGGTGACTGTACCCGCTATCTGGGAGATGCCGTTGCACTGGTGGCGGCAGAAACACCAGAGATCCTTGAAGAGGCAAAAAAGCTGGTAGAAATTGAATACGAAGAACTGGAGCCGCTTACATGTCCTGAGGATGCACTCAAACCCGGCGCGCCGCAGCTTCATGAGGGTGGGAATATTCTTGCTCACGAACATCTGACAAGGGGTGACGCCGATCAGGTGATTGCAGATTCAAAATACAAGGTTACCCGTCATTACGACACACCGTGGACAGAACATGCGTTTCTGGAACCTGAGTGTTCGATTGCTATGCCTTTCGATGATGGTGTTTTCATCTATTCCACGGATCAAAGTGCCTATGATATTCAGCGCGAGTGCTGTATTATGTTGGGGCTTCCTCCAGAAAAAGTAATCGTCGAAAATAAATTTGTAGGCGGCGGATTTGGCGGCAAAGAAGATGTCTCTGTCCAGCACCACGCAGCTTTGATTGCTTATCTCACGGGCCGTGTTGTCAAGGTAAAGCTTACCAGACCGGAGAGTATACTGATTCATCCGAAACGCCATTCTTTCTCTATTGATCTGACGACGGCGTGTGATGACGACGGTCATCTGACTGCGATGAAGGCGAAAGTAGTGTCAGATACGGGAGCGTATGCTTCCCTTGGAGGGCCGGTGCTGCAAAGAGCCTGTACCCACGCTGCCGGACCGTACAACTATCAGATTATCGACATCGACGGAATCGCCGTATATACGGACAATCCCCCGGCAGGAGCATACCGCGGTTTCGGTGTGACACAGACGTGCTTCGCAACAGAATGCAACCTGAATCTTCTCGCTGAGATGGTGGGAATTGATCCCTTCGAGATGAGATACAGGAATGCCATCAAGCCGGGAGATGTTCTTCCAAATGGTCAGATTGCCGATGACAGCACCGGGCTGATCGAGACACTTGATGCTGTTCGGGATATTTACTATTCCAACAAATATGTTGGAATTGGCTGTTCACTTAAAAATGCCGGTGTCGGTGTCGGGATACCTGACTATGGCAGGGCCCGTCTCGTGGTAAACGATGGAATTATCGAAATTCATTCTGCCGCGACAGATATGGGCCAGGGTTCGGACACGGTGATGGTTCAGATGGCCGCGGATAATCTGAATCTGCCTGTCACGAAGATTCGCTGGGTCGCACCGAATACATCAACAGCTCCCGATTCCGGTACATCCTCCGGTTCCCGTCAGACGACTATTACCGGAGAGGCTGTTTTACGTGCCTCAGATAAGTTAAAGGAAGCTATGAAAGATCAGACACTCGAGGAGCTGGATGGTCAGGAGTTTTACGGGGAATATCTGGCGAAGACAGATGCCATGGGTACGCCTGTTCCCAATCCTGTTTCTCACGTCGCTTATGGATATGCAACACAGCTGTGCATTTTGAATGAGGATGGTACAATAAAAGAACTGGTTGGATCCCACGAAGTCGGAAAAATTGTCAATCCCAAAGGAGCGGAAGGACAGATCGAGGGCGGTATGGTGATGAGTCTGGGTTATGCTTTGACGGAAAACTATCCGCTGGATCACTGCAGACCTACTGCAAAATTTGGAACGCTCGGGTTGTTCCGCGCAGATAAAACCCCGCCGATCAAGAGTATACTGATTGAAAAAAGCGGAATCAAGACGAGCCGCGGAGCGATTGGAATCGGTGAAATAACTTCAATACCGACTGCGCCTGCTATACAGGGGGCTTATTATAAACTGACAGGTAATTTCCAGACTAAACTGCCGCTTACGGATACTCCTTATGCAAAAAAGAAGAAATAG
- a CDS encoding DUF3343 domain-containing protein: MAREKKMKVVFTFHSTTQAMKMEEVCKKTETAGRIIPVPRQISAGCGMAWMADIEERKNIENIIDQENLELEGVYELLL; encoded by the coding sequence ATGGCGAGAGAGAAAAAGATGAAAGTTGTTTTCACTTTTCACAGCACGACCCAGGCAATGAAGATGGAAGAAGTCTGTAAGAAGACAGAGACAGCAGGGAGAATCATACCTGTTCCAAGGCAAATTTCGGCCGGATGCGGCATGGCATGGATGGCGGATATAGAAGAACGGAAAAATATAGAGAACATAATAGATCAGGAAAACCTAGAATTGGAGGGAGTTTATGAACTCTTATTGTAA
- a CDS encoding metallophosphoesterase, giving the protein MNYKHLDHAFADAPVLELSMSSKIVLISDCHRGTGTSNDNFLKNQNLYFAALKYYYREEFTYIELGDGDELWENRSLRQIVDIHSDVFWLLSRFYEKSRLYLLYGNHDMIKRSSSFVRKNLSSYYYSSGAQDTPLFPAIQIYEGMILKDHARDIYLTHGHQVDRLNSTWWRVARFLVRYIWKPAEQFGVLDPTSAAKNYTHKRKTEESLTRWACDHKHILVTGHTHRPMIGDPSSPFFNTGSCVHPRCITCIEIEKRCLTLVKWTTATRDDMTLYVAREVLAGPVCIDDYNNE; this is encoded by the coding sequence ATGAATTATAAGCATCTGGATCATGCATTTGCAGACGCACCGGTCCTTGAGTTATCTATGAGTTCTAAAATCGTTCTGATCAGTGACTGTCACAGAGGTACGGGAACCTCAAATGACAACTTTCTGAAGAATCAGAATCTTTACTTTGCCGCCCTCAAGTATTACTACCGGGAAGAATTCACTTACATTGAATTAGGAGATGGTGACGAATTATGGGAAAACCGGTCCCTGCGACAGATTGTGGACATTCACAGTGACGTATTCTGGCTTCTATCAAGATTTTACGAAAAGAGCCGATTATATCTGCTTTACGGAAACCATGACATGATAAAACGTTCTTCGAGTTTTGTAAGAAAGAATCTCTCCTCTTACTATTACAGCAGCGGTGCACAGGACACACCTCTCTTCCCTGCAATACAGATCTATGAGGGGATGATCTTAAAAGACCATGCCAGAGATATTTACCTCACGCATGGACATCAGGTTGACCGTCTCAACAGTACTTGGTGGAGAGTGGCGCGATTTCTGGTACGTTATATCTGGAAGCCGGCAGAACAGTTTGGTGTTCTGGATCCGACCAGTGCCGCCAAAAATTATACGCATAAAAGGAAAACAGAGGAAAGTCTGACAAGATGGGCGTGTGATCACAAACATATTCTGGTCACCGGCCATACTCACCGACCTATGATCGGCGATCCTTCCTCTCCCTTCTTTAACACAGGAAGCTGTGTTCATCCCAGGTGCATCACATGCATTGAAATTGAGAAAAGATGTCTGACTCTGGTGAAATGGACTACAGCAACGAGAGATGACATGACTTTATATGTAGCCCGTGAAGTACTGGCCGGTCCTGTATGCATTGATGATTATAATAATGAATAA
- a CDS encoding acylphosphatase, with protein MNEERWHIIFTGRVQSVGFRCRSKYAADALSLRGWVQNLWDGSVEMEVQGLKEDIQSMISAIQTSSYIQIEDVISKQVPLENDSGFHIR; from the coding sequence ATGAATGAAGAACGGTGGCATATCATATTTACCGGGAGAGTCCAGTCCGTCGGATTCCGCTGTCGGTCGAAGTATGCTGCTGATGCACTTAGCCTGCGAGGATGGGTACAAAACCTGTGGGATGGTTCTGTCGAGATGGAGGTTCAAGGGCTAAAAGAGGATATTCAAAGTATGATTTCGGCCATACAGACTTCAAGCTATATTCAAATCGAGGATGTCATCTCGAAACAGGTTCCTCTGGAAAATGACAGCGGCTTTCACATCAGATAA
- a CDS encoding xanthine phosphoribosyltransferase, protein MKLLEDRIRKEGVVKPGNVLKVDGFLNHQMDVGLFNEMGKEFKRLFADCPVNKILTIEASGIGIACIVAQHFNVPVVFAKKTQSINIDGDVYTCKIESYTHKRTYDVIVSKKYINKDDHILIIDDFLANGCAVNGLIELIQSAGATVEGVGIAVEKGQQPGGKLLRNQGIRVESLAIIDSMDDQTGEIIFR, encoded by the coding sequence ATGAAATTATTGGAAGATCGCATACGTAAAGAGGGCGTTGTAAAACCTGGTAATGTTTTAAAAGTAGATGGCTTTTTGAATCATCAGATGGATGTGGGACTGTTTAACGAGATGGGCAAAGAATTTAAAAGATTATTTGCAGACTGTCCTGTGAACAAGATTCTTACAATAGAGGCATCAGGAATAGGGATCGCCTGTATTGTCGCTCAGCATTTTAATGTTCCTGTAGTATTTGCGAAGAAGACACAGAGTATCAATATTGATGGAGACGTCTATACATGTAAAATTGAATCATATACACATAAACGCACCTATGACGTGATTGTATCGAAAAAATATATCAATAAAGACGACCATATCCTGATCATCGATGATTTCCTTGCCAATGGCTGTGCAGTGAATGGGCTCATTGAACTAATACAAAGCGCCGGTGCAACAGTAGAAGGTGTGGGGATTGCTGTAGAGAAGGGACAGCAGCCGGGAGGAAAGCTACTGCGCAATCAGGGAATTCGCGTGGAATCACTTGCGATTATTGACAGTATGGATGATCAGACTGGAGAGATTATATTCAGATAA
- a CDS encoding sigma-70 family RNA polymerase sigma factor yields the protein MKRYSDEYTDEQLIERLREGEREIADYLVDKYENLVRKKARALYLAGADQEDLLQEGMLGLYKAVKEYRPDKGASFYTFASTCVSNQMYKAVTSSLRQKHQPLNDSLSLNELEDGTTWNLITEESPEKIFFDQERSAHIASKIDASLSPFEKHVLKMYLDGDDYIEIGEKLDKPSKSIDNALQRIRRKVRDTMGR from the coding sequence ATGAAAAGATATAGTGATGAATATACAGATGAACAGCTGATTGAGAGACTTCGTGAAGGAGAAAGGGAGATTGCGGATTATCTGGTGGATAAGTACGAGAATCTTGTCCGCAAGAAAGCCCGTGCTCTGTATCTTGCCGGAGCTGACCAGGAAGATTTACTTCAGGAGGGAATGCTGGGGCTATATAAGGCTGTCAAAGAGTATCGGCCGGATAAGGGAGCTTCCTTCTACACTTTTGCGAGTACCTGCGTTTCCAATCAGATGTATAAGGCTGTCACTTCATCACTTCGGCAGAAACACCAGCCGCTCAATGATTCTCTTTCTCTCAATGAGTTGGAAGATGGTACAACGTGGAATCTGATTACAGAGGAAAGTCCGGAGAAGATCTTTTTCGATCAGGAGCGCAGCGCGCATATCGCCAGTAAGATCGATGCCTCTTTAAGCCCGTTTGAAAAGCATGTTTTGAAGATGTATCTGGATGGGGATGATTATATTGAAATAGGAGAAAAGCTGGACAAGCCATCAAAATCCATCGACAATGCACTTCAGAGAATACGAAGAAAAGTGCGGGATACGATGGGAAGATAA
- the rlmB gene encoding 23S rRNA (guanosine(2251)-2'-O)-methyltransferase RlmB: MDNGEKDKFAENIIEGRNAVLEALRAGRNVDKVYIQVGSHDGPVQKIVQEAKKQDTVISYVSKERLTKLSGTENNQGVAAVAVPYEYSSVDDILECARKKRESPFIILLDGIEDPHNLGAILRTANLAGAHGIIIPKHRACRLTPAVAKTSAGAINYTPVAKVTNLGAAIDKLKKEGLWFVCADMSGTKMYNLDMKGPIGLVIGNEGTGVSRLVREKCDFIASIPMKGDIDSLNASVAAGILAFEIVRQRG, encoded by the coding sequence ATGGATAACGGCGAAAAAGATAAGTTTGCGGAGAATATCATAGAAGGCAGAAACGCAGTATTGGAAGCACTCCGCGCTGGAAGAAATGTAGATAAAGTGTATATTCAGGTTGGCAGTCATGACGGTCCTGTCCAGAAGATTGTCCAAGAAGCAAAAAAACAAGATACAGTTATCAGTTATGTGTCAAAGGAAAGACTTACCAAGCTTTCTGGGACAGAGAACAATCAGGGTGTTGCCGCTGTGGCCGTTCCCTATGAATACAGCTCAGTAGATGATATTCTCGAATGTGCAAGAAAGAAAAGAGAGTCTCCGTTCATCATCTTGTTGGATGGAATTGAGGATCCCCACAATCTGGGTGCAATTCTTCGAACAGCAAACCTGGCAGGAGCACATGGCATAATTATTCCGAAACACAGAGCGTGCAGACTCACACCAGCAGTGGCGAAAACATCGGCCGGTGCCATTAATTATACACCGGTTGCTAAAGTTACAAATCTGGGAGCTGCAATTGATAAATTAAAAAAGGAAGGATTGTGGTTCGTATGTGCTGACATGAGCGGAACAAAGATGTATAATCTGGATATGAAGGGACCGATTGGTCTGGTAATTGGCAATGAGGGAACTGGAGTCAGCCGCCTGGTCAGGGAAAAATGTGATTTTATTGCATCAATTCCGATGAAGGGAGACATCGATTCTCTCAATGCATCCGTTGCAGCCGGGATACTTGCTTTTGAAATTGTAAGGCAGCGAGGATAA
- a CDS encoding Mini-ribonuclease 3 — protein sequence MEDKKELNSEQIEKEQSLVSYLKNQFHQENVDLRTYSPLTLAYIGDAIYELIIRTLLVDEGNMQVNKLHRKATGLVKAEKQSQMIEILKPHFTEDEMQIYKRGRNAKSFTSAKNASITDYRRATGFEAVMGYLYLGGEYHRMIDLIKLGLRS from the coding sequence ATGGAAGACAAAAAAGAATTGAATAGTGAACAAATCGAAAAGGAACAAAGTTTAGTAAGCTACCTGAAAAATCAGTTTCATCAGGAGAATGTAGACCTACGGACGTATTCACCTCTTACGCTGGCTTATATTGGCGATGCAATCTATGAGCTGATCATTCGTACGCTTCTGGTTGATGAAGGTAACATGCAGGTGAATAAACTGCACAGAAAGGCAACGGGACTGGTAAAGGCCGAAAAACAATCACAGATGATTGAAATATTAAAGCCACATTTTACAGAAGATGAAATGCAGATCTACAAGAGAGGACGTAATGCAAAATCATTTACCAGTGCAAAGAATGCCAGCATTACGGATTATCGGAGGGCAACAGGTTTTGAGGCGGTGATGGGATACCTTTATCTTGGGGGTGAGTATCACAGAATGATAGATCTGATAAAACTTGGGCTGAGATCATGA
- the cysS gene encoding cysteine--tRNA ligase, translated as MKLYNTLTRKKEEFIPLKKGEISMYVCGPTVYNLIHIGNARPMIVFDTARRYMEYKGYKVNYVSNFTDVDDKIIAKAMEEGVTAEEISRRYIAECKKDMAAMNVRPATVHPLATQEIPGMINMIQTLIDRGYAYDVNGTVYFRTRKFDEYGKLSHKNLDDLRSGNRSLQVTGEEQKEDPLDFVLWKPKKEGEPAWKSPWSDGRPGWHIECSEMSKRYLGDEIDIHAGGEDLIFPHHENEIAQSECCNEKPFARYWLHNAFLNIDNKKMSKSLGNFFTVRDIKEKYDLQILRFFMLSAHYRSPLNFSDQIMDASKNAYGRIVTAVDHCKDIICAAKAEKLTAEEQQSIREMGNYRVKFESYMDDDINTADAISAIFELVKFANTEVKEESSSEFAKTVKAEIVSLCEILGLIVDRKKETLDDDIEELIAKRQQARKSKDFAKADGIRDQLTRMGIVLEDTREGVKWKRI; from the coding sequence ATGAAATTGTATAATACTTTGACCAGAAAGAAAGAGGAATTCATTCCCCTGAAAAAAGGTGAGATCAGCATGTATGTTTGCGGACCCACCGTGTATAATCTGATCCATATTGGAAATGCACGTCCGATGATCGTATTTGATACAGCCAGACGCTATATGGAATATAAAGGATATAAGGTAAATTATGTCTCGAATTTCACTGATGTAGATGATAAGATTATTGCGAAGGCGATGGAAGAAGGTGTAACGGCCGAGGAGATTTCCCGAAGATATATTGCTGAGTGCAAGAAAGATATGGCAGCAATGAATGTGAGGCCTGCCACGGTTCATCCGCTTGCAACACAGGAGATCCCTGGAATGATCAATATGATTCAGACGCTGATTGACAGAGGTTATGCCTACGATGTGAATGGAACGGTTTACTTCAGAACGAGAAAATTTGATGAATATGGAAAATTGTCACACAAAAATCTGGATGATCTTCGTTCCGGAAACCGTTCTTTGCAGGTGACTGGTGAGGAACAGAAAGAGGATCCGCTTGACTTTGTGCTCTGGAAACCTAAGAAAGAAGGGGAACCGGCATGGAAGTCTCCATGGAGTGACGGACGTCCGGGCTGGCACATTGAGTGTTCGGAGATGTCCAAGAGATATCTTGGTGATGAGATTGATATTCACGCGGGCGGAGAGGATCTGATCTTTCCACATCATGAAAATGAAATCGCCCAGAGTGAATGCTGCAATGAAAAGCCATTTGCAAGATATTGGCTGCATAATGCATTTTTAAATATTGATAATAAAAAGATGAGCAAGTCTCTTGGCAACTTTTTCACAGTACGTGATATCAAAGAAAAGTATGATCTTCAGATTTTAAGATTTTTTATGCTTTCCGCTCACTACAGGAGTCCTCTGAATTTCAGCGATCAGATCATGGATGCATCTAAGAATGCCTATGGACGGATCGTAACCGCGGTAGATCACTGCAAAGATATTATTTGCGCTGCAAAGGCTGAGAAACTGACAGCAGAAGAACAACAAAGTATCCGTGAAATGGGAAACTATCGTGTGAAGTTTGAATCATATATGGATGACGATATCAATACCGCTGATGCAATTTCAGCGATTTTCGAATTGGTGAAGTTTGCAAACACTGAGGTAAAAGAAGAAAGCTCAAGTGAATTTGCCAAGACAGTAAAAGCAGAGATTGTTTCATTGTGTGAGATTCTTGGCCTGATTGTGGACCGAAAAAAAGAGACTCTGGATGATGATATCGAGGAGTTGATAGCAAAGCGCCAGCAGGCAAGAAAGTCAAAAGACTTCGCAAAAGCCGATGGAATCCGTGATCAGCTGACCAGAATGGGAATTGTGCTGGAAGATACTCGAGAAGGGGTGAAGTGGAAGAGAATTTGA
- the epsC gene encoding serine O-acetyltransferase EpsC, which produces MGFIAYVKEEFSVIKERDPAIKSPWEVLLYPSFRVMLKYRRAHKQYLKGHYFRARLISQRAVRKTGIEIHPGATIGKGLFIDHGTGVVIGETTIIGDNVTLYQGVTLGGTGKESGKRHPTLKDNVMVSAGAKLLGSFTVGENSKIGAGSVVLSEVPPNCTVVGVPGRIAKIKNVKVPRDTMDQVHLPDPVLDDIKVLQQENTELTNRVLELEKELKYVINDREKSDGKKIDRIVE; this is translated from the coding sequence ATGGGATTCATTGCCTATGTAAAAGAAGAATTTTCGGTTATTAAGGAGCGGGATCCGGCAATCAAATCACCGTGGGAGGTGCTTTTGTATCCGAGTTTTCGTGTTATGCTGAAGTATAGAAGAGCCCATAAACAATATCTAAAGGGACATTATTTCAGAGCACGTTTGATCTCGCAGCGAGCAGTGAGGAAGACCGGAATTGAGATTCATCCGGGTGCGACGATAGGAAAGGGTCTGTTTATTGACCATGGTACGGGGGTTGTAATAGGTGAGACGACGATTATAGGGGATAATGTCACTCTCTATCAGGGTGTAACACTAGGTGGAACCGGAAAAGAATCAGGAAAACGACATCCTACACTGAAGGATAATGTCATGGTCAGTGCCGGTGCAAAGCTGCTGGGATCATTTACCGTTGGTGAGAATTCAAAAATTGGAGCCGGAAGCGTTGTTCTCAGTGAGGTGCCGCCAAACTGTACGGTTGTAGGTGTGCCGGGAAGAATAGCAAAGATTAAAAATGTCAAGGTTCCAAGAGATACGATGGATCAGGTACATTTGCCGGATCCGGTTCTGGACGACATTAAAGTATTGCAGCAGGAGAATACAGAACTGACAAATCGTGTTTTAGAGTTGGAAAAAGAGCTGAAATATGTTATAAATGATAGAGAGAAAAGTGATGGTAAGAAAATAGACAGGATCGTTGAATAA